From a single Streptomyces sp. 1331.2 genomic region:
- a CDS encoding type 1 glutamine amidotransferase, whose product MSESSLRVVWVYPDLLSTYGDRGNALVVERRARQRHLNVTRIDVRSDQAIPTSGDIYLIGGGEDRPQRLAAERLRADTGLVRAAENGAIIFGVCAGFQIMGHEFINDLGEREPGLGLLDVWTQRGEGARCVGDVLADVDPRLGLPQLTGFENHQGVTHLGQGVQPFATVSVGRGNGTGDGTEGAWRDTVFGTYLHGPVLARNPAVADMLIKLALDVNALPPADTTWYDALRAERIAAATRPQ is encoded by the coding sequence ATGAGTGAGAGCAGCCTGCGCGTGGTCTGGGTCTACCCGGACCTGCTCAGCACCTACGGCGACCGGGGCAACGCCCTGGTCGTGGAGCGCCGGGCCCGCCAGCGCCACCTCAACGTGACCCGGATCGACGTCCGCTCCGACCAGGCGATCCCCACCAGCGGCGACATCTACCTGATCGGCGGCGGCGAGGACCGCCCGCAGCGCCTGGCCGCCGAGCGGCTGCGCGCCGACACCGGCCTGGTGCGGGCCGCCGAGAACGGCGCGATCATCTTCGGCGTCTGCGCGGGCTTCCAGATCATGGGCCACGAGTTCATCAACGACCTCGGCGAGCGCGAGCCGGGCCTGGGCCTGCTCGACGTCTGGACCCAGCGCGGCGAGGGCGCCCGCTGCGTCGGCGACGTGCTCGCCGACGTCGACCCGCGGCTCGGCCTGCCGCAGCTGACCGGCTTCGAGAACCACCAGGGCGTCACCCACCTCGGCCAGGGCGTCCAGCCCTTCGCCACCGTCTCCGTCGGCCGGGGCAACGGCACCGGCGACGGCACCGAGGGCGCCTGGCGGGACACCGTCTTCGGCACCTACCTGCACGGCCCGGTGCTGGCGCGCAACCCCGCCGTGGCCGACATGCTGATCAAGCTGGCGCTGGACGTCAACGCCCTGCCGCCGGCGGACACCACCTGGTACGACGCGCTGCGCGCCGAGCGCATCGCCGCCGCGACGCGCCCCCAGTAG